From Hoeflea sp. 108:
CATCTCTGCCTTCACCAGCCCGTTCACCTACGCCTTCTTGCATGGTGGCTTCACGCATTTGATCGTCAACATGGTGTGGCTGGCGGCCTTCGGCTCGCCTTTGGCCAACAGGCTCGGCGTCGCCCGCTTTGCTATCTTCTTCGCGGTGACGTCGCTGGCTGCGGTGGCGCTGCACTATGTGCTGCACTCGACAGACAATGCGCCGCTGGTCGGCGCTTCGGGCGCGATCTCGGGCATGATGGGGGCGGCTGCGCGCTTCAGTTTCCGGATCGACCGATCGCGTGGCAGGCCTGCTTTCGCCGGCATGCCGCTGCCCATCGGCGAGGTGCTCCGTTCGCGCTCGGCCATGACGTTCCTCGGGGTCTGGATGATCATCAATCTGGCCACCGGCCTGTTCGGATTCGCACCCGGCGTCGACAACCAGATCGCCTGGGAAGCCCATATTGGCGGCTTCCTGGCCGGCTTCTTCGGCATCCGTCTTTTCGATCGCAAGCCTGCCTGGGCCTGACTTCAGCGCACTTGAAATGCGACCTGATGCAGCGCACCATGCAGGTGGCCGACAAGGCCACGGAAGCGCATTGCAGACCGACGGCAGAAGGAGGACCTGATGACTGTGAAGGCAATTCTGGACAAGAAGGGCCACGACGTATTTACCATCGGGCCGAACGTGCAGCTGTCGGAAGCTGTGCGCACGCTTGCCGAACATCGCATCGGTGCGCTTGTCGTGACCAACGGCGACCGCAAGATCGTCGGCATCCTCTCCGAGCGCGACGTGGTGCGCGTGATCGGCAAGGAAGGGGCTGCGGCGCTCGACAAGAGCGTGCGTGACGTGATGACCCCCAAGGTCAAGATCTGCAACGAAAGCCACACCGTGAACCAGGTCATGGAGATCATGACCAATGGCCGGTTCCGCCATCTGCCCGTCGAGCGCGACGGCTATCTCTACGGCATCGTCTCGATCGGCGACGTGGTCAAGCAGCGCATCGAGGACGTCGAGCGCGAGGCCGAGGAGATCAAGGCCTACATCGCCACCGCCTGACGCCAGGCCATGCAGCGCCGCGCATCCGTCTGGATGCACGGCGCTGTGGTTTGGGCGGCTACCTGTTGTCGAGTTCCGGGCGAACCAGTTTCAGGCCTACCCTGGTGATGCGGTATGGCCCGCCTTGCGAAGAGGCGACTGCCTTCTTTCGCTTCAGCTTCCGGAACAGCTCGAGATCGAAGCCTGGATAGCGCCAGCCCTCGCGGGTGAGGCAGATCACGTCCTCGATCCTGTTGTTGTCGTCTTTTTCGATTTCGATGCGCCCGCCTTGGGCGAGCAGATGCAGGATGCGCTGCTCAATGCGCGATATGTCCATTTTGGAATAAGTCCTGGAAAACCTGGCTGAAATGACAGCCAAAACAAAAAGCCGCAGCCGCGATTGCTCACGGCACGGGGTTTCGGGTTTTCATGCCCCGCCTTCAGGAGAAGGCTGGGGCCTCAGCAGGACTCAGACGAGTAGAACATCCACACTCCATAGGGATGGCAGTCATATAGCGGCGAAACGGACAGATTGCCAGTCCGTCGGAGCGATCCACTCCGGAGCTGGATGGCGATCCTGGTGTCATGGCCCGATCGGCCGCAACAAAACTTAACATTACTTCATACAGGCATGCGTTCCGAACTGGGATGACTGGTCGCGCTGGGTTCGAGGCCCCGCAGGCAGGGTGGCGCCCACATTCCCGGGCTTCGGCCATATCTTCAGACCTTGGAGTGCGCATGTTCGCAAAAGCAGGAATTGCAGCCGATGCCGTCAGGGCGTTGCTGGCAGCCATGGCAATCGGATTTCTTGGGTCGGCGAGCGCCTTTGCTGCCGACAGTGTGGCATCCGACGGCGACCTGTCGACCTCGCCCAACCCGAGCCGTTTCGGGCGCATCGGCGAAAAACTGGGCGAATGGCAGGTTGTCGTTGGCGGTGGGGCGATGATCGAGCCTGAATATGAGGGCTCCGACGAATTCAAGGTCGCGCCGGTTCCTTTTGTCTCGGCGACCTTCTTCGACGTGCTGACCATCGACCCGACCGGCGCATCGATGACCGTTTTCGAGCGCGACGCCTTCAGCTTCAGCGCGCGCCTGGGATACGAACTCGGTCGGCAGGAAGATGATTCCGACCGCCTCAAGGGCATGGGCGATGTCGACTTCGGCGCAACCGTCGGCGCCAAGGCAGCTTTCGAGCTTGGGCCGGTCGAACTGTTCGCAATCGTCGACAAGACGATCGGCGGCAGCGAAGGGCTTGTCGGGCGGGTGGGCGTGGAGGCCACGCAGCCGATCTCCGAGCAGTTGTTCCTGGGGGCGTCTGCTTCGGCCGTATTTGCCGACGAGAATCACATGCAGGCCTATTTCGGCGTCAGCACCGAGCAGGCCGCGCGCTCCGGCCTTGCCCGCTATGACGCCGGCGCCGGGCTCAAGCGCGCCGATTTCTCGGTTTCAGCAACCTATAGTATCAATCGCAACTGGATCGTCCGGGGTGAAGCCCAGGTGGGAGTTCTTCTTGGCGATGCTGCCGACAGTCCGATAGTGGTTGAAAATATCCAGCCATCGGCAATGCTTCTGGTCGGCTACAAATTCTGACGTAAGAACAACCTCGCTGCGGGATCGCAATGTCCAATCCTGGGTCCAGTCTTGATGTTGCTGAGCAAACAAACAGTGTGAGCTTGGCTGGCGATGCCGCCCGCGCGGCTAACGGCTCGCGCATTCTGATCGTCGAGGACGATTTCGAGATCGCCAGGATGCTGAGCGAAACGTTGGCCGAGAACGGCATGACCGTCGCGGTCGCTGAAAGTGGCGCCGAGATGGACACCTTGCTGCGCAACGGTAAGTTCGATCTCATCGTGCTCGATGTCATGCTGCCCGGCGAGGACGGCCTCAGCATCTGCAAGCGGCTTCGCCTGGAAACGACGGTCCCGATCCTGATGCTGACAGCGCTTGGCGAGGAGACCGACCGGGTGGTCGGGCTGGAGATCGGCGCTGATGACTATGTAACGAAGCCGTTCAGCGCGCGCGAGCTGACAGCGCGCATACGCGCCTTGCTGCGGCGTACGGCATATCCGTCCCAGGAGCGTGCGCGGTCAAAAGTCCTGCGTTTCAATGGCTGGCAGATCGATCTGATCCGCCGGCAATTGCACGATCCCAGCAATGCCCGAGTGGCGACGACGACGCATGAATTCGACCTGCTGCTGGCCTTCTGCCGCAATGCCGGCCGTGTGCTGTCGCGCGAGCAGCTGCTTGGTGTGACCCATGCCGGGCTCGCCGGGCCCATCGAGCGCAGCATCGACGTCCATGTCAGCCGGTTGCGCCAGAAGATCGAAGCGGATGCGCGCGACCCGGTTCTGCTCAAGACCGTGCGTCTGGGCGGGTATCTTTTCACCGCCACGGTGGAAGAGGCATGAGCGGCCTTCTCGGCCGCGTGGTGCCGCGATCGCTGCGTGGGCAGTTGATGGCGATCGTGCTCGTTGCCATGCTGGTGGTCATCGTCATCGGCTCGGTGTTCGAGAAGATCACCAATTCCGACTACGTGCCCGATATGGAGATCGTCGCAGAGCGTGCCGGCGTGGTCGCAGGCATGCTGCGGCACGCGCCGCCCGAGATGCGGGGTGCCATTTTGACCGCAGCAAACAAGGCCGGGCTGGATTTCCAGGTATTCGACAGGCAACAGATCGACGACGCGTCGTCGCCGCAGCAGCGCACGACGCTGGGGCGGATCATCAATGCGCTGTTCCCCCCTGATAGGGCGCCGCCGCTTGGCGGACGCTGGCTGACAATCGATGACCAGCCGGCCCTTGTGTTCGATCTGGACGCCAACACGGCGGCAGCCTTGTTCGGCGCGCCCGACACCGTGCTGACGTCGCAATTCGTCAGTCCTGCATCCTATTACGTGCTGGCGCTGGTGGTGTTGTTTGTCCTGTTCTCGCTGTTTGCGGTCTGGGCTGTGACCGATCCGCTGAACAGAATCGCTGCAGCCGTTGCATCCGCCGAGGTTGACAATGGCGGCGAGCTTTTCGTCGAGCGCGGTTCGATCGAGATCGTCGGTTTGGCGCGTGCGCTCAACACGATGCGGGCGCGCATTCGCGCCATGATCGACAACCGTACGCGCATGCTGCGCAGTGTCAGTCACGACCTCCGGACGCCTTTGACACGCCTGCGCCTGCGCGCCGAGCGACTGGACGACAGCATCTTGCGGACCGCCATGCTGTCCGACATCGGCCATATCGAAAGGCTGATCGACGAGACGCTGACCTATTTGCGCAACGACGTGTCGACTGAGGAGCTGCAGCGGGCCGACATTGCCAGCGTGCTCCAGACGGTTTGCGCCGAGTTCTCTGATGTCGGGTTCTCGGTCTCCTACACGGGCCCCGACCGGCTGCCCGGCCTGTGCAAGCCGAACGCGCTGGCGCGCGCCATCGCCAATCTCTGCGACAACGGTGTCAAATTCGCGCCCAATGTCGAGGTCGCGCTGACGGCAACAGACGAAGCGGCCTTCATCGAAGTCAGCGACAATGGGCCGGGCATTCCCGAAACCGTGCGCGCCCGTGTCTTCGAACCCTTCTACAAGATGGATGCGTCGCGCGGGCCCAACGCCGGGCGCGGTTTTGGTCTCGGACTGTCGATCGTCGCTGATATCGTGCACGGCCATGGCGGCAGGATCGAGCTCGATGACAACAGGCCCACCGGGCTCGTGGTAAAGGTCGACCTGCCCAGGCGTCTCGCTGCGGCCTAGATATTTTCCCCGAAGAAAGGCCCGAAACGCGGGCCAAGATGTCGGCGACGGAGGCAAACCCTTGCCTCGTCAGGCTGTTTGCACTAGCGAAGGCCGACACTAAGATATGCGTTTCGCACCTAGTTGATCCGCATCTTCTCGATCCAATGACGCAGGCCGCCCATGACCCTCATCGATACCCGCACGCCCGACGCCAAGCGTCTCATTCCCGGTGCCACCGGTGACTGGGAAGTCATCATCGGCCTTGAGGTCCATGCCCAGGTGACGTCTGAGGCCAAGCTGTTCTCGGGGGCTTCGACCACCTTCGGTGCCGAACCCAATGCGAATGTCAGCCTCGTCGATGCGGCGATGCCCGGCATGCTGCCCGTCATCAACGAAGAGTGCGTCAAGCAGGCGATCCGCACCGGCCTCGGCCTCAAGGCGCAGATCAACCACAAGTCGGTGTTCGACCGGAAGAATTACTTCTATCCGGATCTGCCGCAGGGCTATCAGATTTCGCAGTTCAAGCAGCCGATCGTCGGCGAGGGCAAGATTGTCATTTCGGTCGGTCCCGACCGCAAAGGCGAGTTCGAGGACATCGAGATCGGCATTGAGCGCCTGCATCTCGAACAGGACGCCGGCAAGTCGATCCACGACCAGCACCCGACAATGTCCTATGTCGACCTCAATCGCTCGGGCGTGGCCCTGATGGAGATCGTCTCCAAGCCCGACATGCGTTCGTCGGACGAGGCCAAGGCCTATGTCACCAAGCTGCGCACCATCGTGCGTTATCTCGGCACCTGCGACGGCAACATGGACGAGGGCTCGATGCGCGCCGACGTCAACGTGTCGGTGCGTCGCCCGGGCGAGCCGTTTGGCACGCGTTGCGAGATCAAGAACGTCAATTCGATCCGCTTTGTCGGCCAGGCCATCGAATACGAGGCGCGCCGCCAGATCGCCATTCTCGAAGACGGCGGCCAGATCGACCAGGAGACGCGCCTGTTCGACCCGAACAAAGGCGAGACGCGCGCGATGCGCTCGAAGGAAGAAGCGCATGATTATCGTTACTTCCCCGATCCGGACCTTTTGCCGCTTGAGTTCGACCAGGCCTATGTCGACGCGCTCGCCAAGGACCTGCCGGAACTGCCTGACGACAAGAAGGCGCGGCTGGTCGACGGCCTCGGCCTGTCGGTCTACGACGCGTCGATCCTGGTGTCGGAAAAGTCGATAGCCGACTATTTCGAGAAGGTGGCGAGCGGCCGCGACGGCAAGGCAGCCGCGAACTGGGTCATCAACGACCTGCTCGGCGCGCTGAACAAGGCCGGCAAGGACATCGAGAACGCCCCTGTGTCGCCGGATCAGCTCGGGGCGATCATCGACCTGATCAAGGAAGGTACGATTTCCGGCAAGATCGCGAAGGACCTGTTTGAGATCGTCTGGAACGAGGGCGGCGACCCGCGCGAACTGGTCGAAAGCCGCGGCATGAAGCAGGTCACCGACACCGGCGCCATCGAGAAGGCCGTAGATGACGTGATCGCCGCCAACCCCGACAAGGCCGAGCAGGCGCGTGCCAAGCCGACGATGGCCGGCTGGTTTGTCGGTCAGGTGATGAAGATGACGGGCGGCAAGGCCAACCCGCAGGCGGTCAACGACCTGGTCAAGGCCAAGCTCGGTATCGAGGAATAAGGATGTTCGTGCGCACGGCGAGCGAGCGCGACCTTGAAGCGATCAAGGTGCTGCTCGCCGAGACATGGCATGCGACCTATGGCGTCGAGCGCGTCAAAGAGATCACGGCCGAATGGCATTCGGTTGCCTCTCTCAAGGCGCGGCTGACTTTGCCGAACTCCGAGTTCCTGGTGGCCGACGACGGCAAGGCGATTGCCGGGATGGCTTTCGCCGCGTCAACCGACGACCCCAAGGTCGTGATGCTGCGCCAGCTCTATGTGCGCCCAGGCAACCAGCGCGCCGGCATCGGGCGCATGCTGCTCGAGGAAATCGAGCAGTGTTTTCCCGAAGCGCATAAGTTGCGGCTGGAGGCGGAGGAGGCGAACGGCCAGGCCATCGCCTTCTACCTCGCCAACGGTTTCAGGCAGACGGGCAGGACCGAAGATCCGGCGCGTCCGGAGTTGTCGGCGGCACTGTTCGAAAAAGAGCTGGGCTAGGGCTTGCCGTTCCCCGTGGGGAGTGTGGCGGGCTTAACCCGCCGCCACCTCGACGTTGTCGATCAGGCGCGTCTTGCCGAGACGCGCTGCGACCAGCACGCGGCCTTCCAGTTCGTGCCGCCAGGGTGCAAGCGTGTCGCTCTGGCGTGCTGCGACGTAGTCGACGCTGTCGAACCCGGCACCGATGATTTCCTGGCGTGCGGCGGCCATCGCTGCGGTCTCGTCGGCACCGCCCCGAAGTGCGGAAGCTGCCTTGCGCAGCACCTTGTTGAGCTTGCGCGCGATCTCGAGTTCGGCGGGGCTGAGATAGGCATTGCGCGACGACATGGCGAGGCCTTCGGCGTCGCGGATCGTCGGCGACCCCAGAATCTCGACCGGCAGGTTGAGGTCGAGGCAGAGCTTCTTCACCACGCAGAGCTGCTGGTAATCCTTTTCGCCGAAAACGGCGAGATCGGGTGCCGTCTGGATGAAAAGCTTGGCAACCACGGTTGCCACCCCGTCGAAGAAGGACGGACGAAAATCGGTTTCGAGGCCGGACGACGGGCCCCCGACGGAGATCGAGGTGGCGAATCCCTCGGGATAGACCTCGTTGACGTCAGGCGTGAAGGCGAGGTGGACGCCGGCCTCAGTGAGGCGGGCAAGGTCCTGCTCCAGCTGACGGGGATACTTGTCCAGATCCTCGGTCGGCGCGAACTGGCGCGGATTGACAAAGATCGACACGATGCACCGGTCGGCGCGGTCCAACGCTGCGCGCATCAGCGAAACATGACCGTCATGCAGCGCGCCCATGGTCGGCACGAGTGCGACCCTGAGCCCCTCGGCCTTCCACGCCGCCACCTGGGCGCGCAGGGCGGAGACGGTGTCGACGACTGCGGTCATGGCTTGTCCTTGGGTGTCTTATCAATTTGCGCATCGTGCTTTCCTAAAACCGTTTGCGGTTTTAGGGCCGGTGCGTTGGGGGCAAAAAGATGCTCGGGGGCAGGGAAGGTGCGGCTGCGCACGTCGCTGGCATAGGCGGCCGCGGCCGCGGCGACGATGTCGCGCAGATGGGCGTATTCCTTGACGAATTTGGGCACGCGGTCGACGGTCAGCCCGATGGCGTCGTCTGTGACGAGAACCTGACCGTCGCAGGCAGCACTCGCGCCGATGCCGATGGTGGGAATGGCGATGCGCCGCGTGATCTCGGCTGCGACAGGCTCGATCGTGCCTTCGATGACGGTCGAGAAGGCGCCTGCGGCTTCGACTGCCTTGGCGTCGACATAGAGCGCCTCGGCATTTGCCTCTGAGCGGCCCTTGATCTTGTAGCCGCCTTCCTTCTCCACCGACTGCGGCAACAGCCCGATATGGCCCATGACCGGGATGCCGGCGGCGACGATGGCTGCGATCTGCGGCGCCATCGCCACGCCACCTTCGAGCTTGATGGCGTCGCAGCCCGTTTCTTGCACAATGCGCCTGGCCGAAGCGACCGCAGTCTCTACCGAATCTTCATAGGAGCCGGCGGGCATGTCGACGACGATGCAGGCGCGGCTCGCGCCCCGCATCACTGCCTGGCCATGAGCGATCATCATGTCCATCGTCGCGCCTAGCGTGTTTGCATGGCCATGCAGGACCATCGCGACGCTGTCGCCGACGAGCAGCAGGTCGACATGCGGGTCGAGCAGGCGGGCTATCGGATAGGTATAGGCGGTGAGGCAGACGATGGGCTGCCCGCCCTTGCGGGCCATAAGCTCGGCGGGCGTGATGCGGCCTGCAGCCGCTGGCGCGTCGGAAGCCATGTCTTTTCCTCCCTCGACCGGTTCCGGCCTAAGCCAGTCCGAGAGCCCAAGCGGGCCGGAATCCATTACGGACCGGCTAATGATTTTGCAAGTGCGAGATCAAAACGTGAGCAGTTGCGAGATGACATCGTCCATCAGGACGACGCTCGCGCTGCCTCCTCGGTGGCGATCCGACCGATATAGACGGCGAATTCAGGGTCTTCGCCGGGGAGCAGTTGGGGCAGGGCGGCGCGGAAATCCTCGCGTCGGCACCACTCGCGGATGAAATCCTCCCATGATGCCCAGCGGCGCTTGCGGCGCTCGGGCATGTTCGGCTCATAGGCGACGAGATAGGCCCGCTCGAACAGGGCAACGAGGATGGCGAACATGGCGAGCAGCCGGTCACGCTGCTCGTCGGTCAGCCCTTTCGTCGCTGCATGCGACTGCAGGTAGAGGTCGGATTGATCGAGCGACAGCGTCAGGAAGTTTGTGTAGCCGTCCGCCAGCATCTGGTAGATCTCTTCCTCTTCGTTGATGCGCGCTTTGCGCTGTTCGTAGACGAAGATGAAGATGGCGAGCGGCAGGCCGATGATGGTCACCAGCATGCTCAGCATTTCGAGAATCTGCATGAACGACATGGCGGCACTCCCGGCGGGGCTCACGGCGAACACTAGGTTGTGAAACGCCGCCTGCCAATCGTCGCAGCGGCCATGAACGGGCGTCTAAATGCTTGCGTTCGCCTCGGCCTGACGCCATAAGCAGGAAACATTCGACGCGCCTGTCGCGAGGACCCGATGAAGAATTTCCTTGTCCAGTTTTTCACCTGGTGGAACGGCCAGACCCTTGGCACGCGCTTCCACACCTGGCGCAAAGGCACCAAGGTTGGCCAGGATGAGTTCGGCAACACCTACTACGAGGGCGGCAAGGACTCGGAAGGCCGCACGCGCCGCTGGGTTATCTACAAGGGCTATTCCGAAGCCTCGTTGATTCCGCCCGGCTGGCACGGCTGGATGCATCATCGCGTCGACGTGGCTCCCACGCAGGACAACTATATTCCGCGCGACTGGCAGAAGCCGCACCAGCCCAACCTGACCGGTACGGCTGCCGCCTACCGCCCCAAGGGCTCGGTGCTCGGCAACGAACATCGCCCGCAGGTCACCGGCGACTACGACGCTTGGACGCCCGGCTCCTGAACAGAGATCGTCGGCGCGGACATTTGTCGCCACAATTGGCGTCTAACTGCTTTGCCCATCGGCACGGGGCGACTAGCTTTGGCCGGATGGGAATCACGGGTGGACACCCCTGGGACGCAACTGCGGTAACGACTGTATGACATTTCTTGGCCGGGCTTCGTCGGACGGAAGATCGAAGGCGAAAGCCTTGCTTGCGGCAATGGCACTGTGTGCCGGCCTCGGCCACGCGGCAGCCCAGGACAGCATCCAGCGTCTGCCGCTTGACCCGCAGGCCTTTCCGAGTGAGGAAATGCCGGCCGAGGGCATGGACGATCTGCCGGCTCTCGACGACACCCAGGCCGCGCCCGACCAGCAGCAGCCCCAGGCGGCTCCAGCACCCCAGGTGACCCCTGCGCCCAAGACCACCCAGGCTCAGCGCATCAAGAACCCGGTCGCCGAATTCGCCGGCATCGACAAGATCACCGGCCGCATCATCACCTTCGACGTCTATGTCGACGAGACGGTGCAGTTCGGCGCCCTGCAGGTGACACCGCGCGTCTGCTACTCGCGCCCCGAGAGCGAGGAGCCCAAGACCGACTCCTTCGTCGAGGTCGACGAGATCACCCTCGACCGCAAGATCCGACGCATCTTCACCGGCTGGATGTTTGCAGAAAGCCCCGGCCTCAACGCCGTCGAGCACGCCGTCTATGACGTCTGGCTCAAGGGCTGCAAGCAGAAGTCCGAAGTGCCGGCGCCACAGGCCGCCAAGACCAACTGATCCCGTTCTATTCGGTGTTCCAGGCTGACGTCGGCGCGTGAGCGGCAGGCGGCCGCTGCGTCATACCGGCCTGCGTCTGCTCAACGCCGGGGATATTGCGCTTCATCCATCACCGGCAAGATAGCCCTGCCATGGAGTAAGAACTCAGTCGAAAGATGCTTCGCCGGTAATCGCATCAGCCAGCATCTTCTCGTATTTTCCACGCGGCACGTCGACTGCGCCGAAGCGCTTCAGGTGGTCGGTGGTGAATTGCGTGTCGAGCAGCACGAAGTGGTGTTCGCGGAGCCGTTCGACGAGATGGACCAGGCAGACCTTGGATGCGTCGGTCTCGCGCGAGAACATGCTTTCGCCGAAGAAGGCCCGGCCAAGCGACACGCCATAGAGCCCGCCGACCTGATGGCCGTCGCGCCACGCTTCCACCGAGTGGGCGTTGCCCATCCTGTTCAGCCGCGTATAGGCTTCGCGGATCGGCCCATTGATCCAGGTCGACAGGCGGCCCGAGCGCTTCTCCGCGCAGGCGTCGATGGTGCCTTCGAAGTCGCTGTTGACGCGGATTTCGAAATGGCCGCGCCTGATGGTACGGGCCAGGCTGTGGGGGATGTGGAAGCTGTCGAGCGGGATGACGCCGCGCGTCTCCGGCCTGACCCAGAAGACTTCCGGGTCAGAGGCGCTTTCGGCCATGGGAAAGACGCCCGACGCATAGGCCTTCAGGAGAAGGTCCGTAGGTATGCCGAAGCCGGGCGCATAGGGTCGGGTCATGTGACCCCCAATCTACTCGCTTTGGGCCTACTCGCTTTTGGCGAGGTATTTTTCCAGCCAGTGGATGTCGTAGTCGCCATTGGCGATATCGGGGTTGCCCACGAGATCACGGAACAGCGGCAACGTCGTCTTGACACCATCTACCACGAATTCGTCCAGCGCGCGCCTGAGACGCATCATGCACTCGACGCGGTTGCGGCCGTGGACGATCAACTTGCCGATCAGGCTGTCGTAGTAGGGCGGGATCTTGTAGCCGGAATAGACGCCCGAATCGACACGGATGCCGAGGCCGCCGGGAGTGTGGAAATGCGTGATCGTGCCGGGTGAGGGCGCAAAAGTACGCGGATCCTCGGCGTTGATGCGGCATTCGATGGCGTGGCCGTTGAACTTGATGTCATC
This genomic window contains:
- a CDS encoding NADH:ubiquinone oxidoreductase subunit NDUFA12, which produces MKNFLVQFFTWWNGQTLGTRFHTWRKGTKVGQDEFGNTYYEGGKDSEGRTRRWVIYKGYSEASLIPPGWHGWMHHRVDVAPTQDNYIPRDWQKPHQPNLTGTAAAYRPKGSVLGNEHRPQVTGDYDAWTPGS
- a CDS encoding YjhX family toxin — protein: MDISRIEQRILHLLAQGGRIEIEKDDNNRIEDVICLTREGWRYPGFDLELFRKLKRKKAVASSQGGPYRITRVGLKLVRPELDNR
- a CDS encoding MipA/OmpV family protein, which codes for MFAKAGIAADAVRALLAAMAIGFLGSASAFAADSVASDGDLSTSPNPSRFGRIGEKLGEWQVVVGGGAMIEPEYEGSDEFKVAPVPFVSATFFDVLTIDPTGASMTVFERDAFSFSARLGYELGRQEDDSDRLKGMGDVDFGATVGAKAAFELGPVELFAIVDKTIGGSEGLVGRVGVEATQPISEQLFLGASASAVFADENHMQAYFGVSTEQAARSGLARYDAGAGLKRADFSVSATYSINRNWIVRGEAQVGVLLGDAADSPIVVENIQPSAMLLVGYKF
- the panC gene encoding pantoate--beta-alanine ligase, with amino-acid sequence MTAVVDTVSALRAQVAAWKAEGLRVALVPTMGALHDGHVSLMRAALDRADRCIVSIFVNPRQFAPTEDLDKYPRQLEQDLARLTEAGVHLAFTPDVNEVYPEGFATSISVGGPSSGLETDFRPSFFDGVATVVAKLFIQTAPDLAVFGEKDYQQLCVVKKLCLDLNLPVEILGSPTIRDAEGLAMSSRNAYLSPAELEIARKLNKVLRKAASALRGGADETAAMAAARQEIIGAGFDSVDYVAARQSDTLAPWRHELEGRVLVAARLGKTRLIDNVEVAAG
- the panB gene encoding 3-methyl-2-oxobutanoate hydroxymethyltransferase produces the protein MASDAPAAAGRITPAELMARKGGQPIVCLTAYTYPIARLLDPHVDLLLVGDSVAMVLHGHANTLGATMDMMIAHGQAVMRGASRACIVVDMPAGSYEDSVETAVASARRIVQETGCDAIKLEGGVAMAPQIAAIVAAGIPVMGHIGLLPQSVEKEGGYKIKGRSEANAEALYVDAKAVEAAGAFSTVIEGTIEPVAAEITRRIAIPTIGIGASAACDGQVLVTDDAIGLTVDRVPKFVKEYAHLRDIVAAAAAAYASDVRSRTFPAPEHLFAPNAPALKPQTVLGKHDAQIDKTPKDKP
- a CDS encoding HAMP domain-containing sensor histidine kinase, with amino-acid sequence MSGLLGRVVPRSLRGQLMAIVLVAMLVVIVIGSVFEKITNSDYVPDMEIVAERAGVVAGMLRHAPPEMRGAILTAANKAGLDFQVFDRQQIDDASSPQQRTTLGRIINALFPPDRAPPLGGRWLTIDDQPALVFDLDANTAAALFGAPDTVLTSQFVSPASYYVLALVVLFVLFSLFAVWAVTDPLNRIAAAVASAEVDNGGELFVERGSIEIVGLARALNTMRARIRAMIDNRTRMLRSVSHDLRTPLTRLRLRAERLDDSILRTAMLSDIGHIERLIDETLTYLRNDVSTEELQRADIASVLQTVCAEFSDVGFSVSYTGPDRLPGLCKPNALARAIANLCDNGVKFAPNVEVALTATDEAAFIEVSDNGPGIPETVRARVFEPFYKMDASRGPNAGRGFGLGLSIVADIVHGHGGRIELDDNRPTGLVVKVDLPRRLAAA
- a CDS encoding rhomboid family intramembrane serine protease, producing MSEPVRQHDDDTPDMVPERREPIFNLPGIVIAIIAICVGIQLLQAYVLTPDQNVWLLIHAAFIPIRYSGQYTIDISAFTSPFTYAFLHGGFTHLIVNMVWLAAFGSPLANRLGVARFAIFFAVTSLAAVALHYVLHSTDNAPLVGASGAISGMMGAAARFSFRIDRSRGRPAFAGMPLPIGEVLRSRSAMTFLGVWMIINLATGLFGFAPGVDNQIAWEAHIGGFLAGFFGIRLFDRKPAWA
- the aat gene encoding leucyl/phenylalanyl-tRNA--protein transferase encodes the protein MTRPYAPGFGIPTDLLLKAYASGVFPMAESASDPEVFWVRPETRGVIPLDSFHIPHSLARTIRRGHFEIRVNSDFEGTIDACAEKRSGRLSTWINGPIREAYTRLNRMGNAHSVEAWRDGHQVGGLYGVSLGRAFFGESMFSRETDASKVCLVHLVERLREHHFVLLDTQFTTDHLKRFGAVDVPRGKYEKMLADAITGEASFD
- a CDS encoding response regulator transcription factor, giving the protein MAGDAARAANGSRILIVEDDFEIARMLSETLAENGMTVAVAESGAEMDTLLRNGKFDLIVLDVMLPGEDGLSICKRLRLETTVPILMLTALGEETDRVVGLEIGADDYVTKPFSARELTARIRALLRRTAYPSQERARSKVLRFNGWQIDLIRRQLHDPSNARVATTTHEFDLLLAFCRNAGRVLSREQLLGVTHAGLAGPIERSIDVHVSRLRQKIEADARDPVLLKTVRLGGYLFTATVEEA
- a CDS encoding GNAT family N-acetyltransferase, translated to MFVRTASERDLEAIKVLLAETWHATYGVERVKEITAEWHSVASLKARLTLPNSEFLVADDGKAIAGMAFAASTDDPKVVMLRQLYVRPGNQRAGIGRMLLEEIEQCFPEAHKLRLEAEEANGQAIAFYLANGFRQTGRTEDPARPELSAALFEKELG
- a CDS encoding CBS domain-containing protein, which codes for MTVKAILDKKGHDVFTIGPNVQLSEAVRTLAEHRIGALVVTNGDRKIVGILSERDVVRVIGKEGAAALDKSVRDVMTPKVKICNESHTVNQVMEIMTNGRFRHLPVERDGYLYGIVSIGDVVKQRIEDVEREAEEIKAYIATA
- the gatB gene encoding Asp-tRNA(Asn)/Glu-tRNA(Gln) amidotransferase subunit GatB produces the protein MTLIDTRTPDAKRLIPGATGDWEVIIGLEVHAQVTSEAKLFSGASTTFGAEPNANVSLVDAAMPGMLPVINEECVKQAIRTGLGLKAQINHKSVFDRKNYFYPDLPQGYQISQFKQPIVGEGKIVISVGPDRKGEFEDIEIGIERLHLEQDAGKSIHDQHPTMSYVDLNRSGVALMEIVSKPDMRSSDEAKAYVTKLRTIVRYLGTCDGNMDEGSMRADVNVSVRRPGEPFGTRCEIKNVNSIRFVGQAIEYEARRQIAILEDGGQIDQETRLFDPNKGETRAMRSKEEAHDYRYFPDPDLLPLEFDQAYVDALAKDLPELPDDKKARLVDGLGLSVYDASILVSEKSIADYFEKVASGRDGKAAANWVINDLLGALNKAGKDIENAPVSPDQLGAIIDLIKEGTISGKIAKDLFEIVWNEGGDPRELVESRGMKQVTDTGAIEKAVDDVIAANPDKAEQARAKPTMAGWFVGQVMKMTGGKANPQAVNDLVKAKLGIEE
- a CDS encoding DUF2155 domain-containing protein gives rise to the protein MLAAMALCAGLGHAAAQDSIQRLPLDPQAFPSEEMPAEGMDDLPALDDTQAAPDQQQPQAAPAPQVTPAPKTTQAQRIKNPVAEFAGIDKITGRIITFDVYVDETVQFGALQVTPRVCYSRPESEEPKTDSFVEVDEITLDRKIRRIFTGWMFAESPGLNAVEHAVYDVWLKGCKQKSEVPAPQAAKTN